The Streptomyces sp. NBC_00483 genome contains the following window.
GGCCCGGGGCGGGAGTTCACCGGGGCCGGTGTGCAGTGCTGGCCGTTCCGGGGTCGGGCCCCGCGTCATGGGGCGCGCGGCACCGGGGTGCCGCCTTGCCCACCCTGCCGCCCCAGGCGGCAGATTGCCCAAGACGGCGACGGCCGGCCGCCATGGGAGGGCAGCCGTGGCTGCCGTCGGATCGCCCAAGGCGGTGGCGCACCCCGTCGAGCCGAAGCCCCCGGAGGGGGCGGGCGGTGGGAGATGGGCGGGAGCCGGGCCAATGCCTGCGAGTGGGCGAGACAACTCAAGCCCCGCTCCGGGACGAGACTCGCAGGGTCCGGGGCGGAGCCCCGTTCTCTTCAGCCCCGCCGGCGATTGAGGCGCGGGGACCGGGGCAGAGCCCCGTGGCCGGGGACCGGTGGGCCGTCATGGGCGGATGTGGCCGGGGCAGCGCCCCGTGGCCGGGAGACGGGGAGCCGTCATGGGTGGACGTGGCCGTCCCCCGGCCGATCCCGCCACAAGTCCATGCCCACGTCGACCAGTTCCACCCGCGGGAGGTCCTGGACCGCGGCGAGGTCGTGCCAGGCCGCCATGTCCGTGGAACCGTTCTGCTCGTGGCGCAGGGCACCGCCCGTGATCACCCCTTCGTAGACGAGACGCAGACCGTGGAAGTCCGCCATCTTGCCGAGCTTGCGGGGGTAGCGTCGCAGCACGGAGTGGACGCCGAGGAGGACGACCGGGTCGACGACATAGCCGGTCTCCTCGTCGACCTCGCGGATCACCGTGTCGTAGGGGTCCTCACCGTGGTCCATCCCCCCGCCCGGAAGCGTCCACCGTTTGCTTCCGTCCCCCGCGATCCAGCGGGCGAGCAACACCTGCCCCTCTCTGACGCACACGGCGTAGGCCGCCACCCTCAGCTCTTTGTTCATCCCCCGACGCTAGAGGCATCCGCCCCCTGGTGCAGGTGTTACGCGCCTTGCCGGTCCCGTCACGGTTTGGGCGGGATGGCGCATGGCGGAAGTACGCCATGGCGAGTTCCCGGCCCGGGCAACTCTCCCCAAACTGTGGTCACTTGCGTAAAGCTGAGCGGTCATCCGGCACCGAAATCCGGATTCCTTTCTCCATTTACGTACAGGGATGCAGATGACCACCGATCCCCAACGCGCTCCCATATCCGGCGCGAGACGCGCGGCCCGGCTCGCGGCGGCCGCCGGACTCGCGGCCGCGCTCACCGCGACCGGGCCGATACCCATGGCCTTCGCCGCGGACGCGGACCCGGCCCCGACCCAGGCCCCCAAGTCCGCGAGCGACAAGCTCGGCGCGCACGACGCCGAACTGCTCGCCGACGCCGAGGCCGACGGCACGAAGAACGTGACCATGATGGTCGCGACCACTCCCGGGCAGACCGAGCAGGTCGCGAAGCAGCTCGACGCCGTCAAGGGCGGCTCCGTGGGCCGCACCTACGACAAGCTCGGCTATGTGCGGGCGACCGTGCCGACGGGCCGCGCCGATTCCGCGATCAGGTCCGCCGAGAAGCTCGGCTCCGTGCGCGGCATC
Protein-coding sequences here:
- a CDS encoding NUDIX hydrolase codes for the protein MNKELRVAAYAVCVREGQVLLARWIAGDGSKRWTLPGGGMDHGEDPYDTVIREVDEETGYVVDPVVLLGVHSVLRRYPRKLGKMADFHGLRLVYEGVITGGALRHEQNGSTDMAAWHDLAAVQDLPRVELVDVGMDLWRDRPGDGHVHP